One part of the Segnochrobactrum spirostomi genome encodes these proteins:
- a CDS encoding EAL domain-containing protein — translation MPATRSQDRGKGTHGQGDQDGRATGGKAGVDRAGGIGRFWRGQITQFAAAFAGYLLLGLVCIWVSAPPGKLSGIWLPIGFVAILLARRCFKLWPAILLAVSAASLALDIVLNGPFGASALFAVSNTAGAVVGGGLLKAFSTRRGETATFFSHIIRSLPGALAAPAAGSSCAVVFSYAANGGAIPLAKFYSVWGHWYLGDLIGFATMLPLAFAYAHAGKLDQAFPRGRRVTILTVGCVMALTTLLALQHLPTPFVVVTLVLLVSIVAVPLLPAMIFLVLDTILVAWLFTHTAMAIPIAAAAGENMVYLATALTLLPPLVGTILIERARDEHERLRRSEQRLRTIFDHSPIAGLILASDGQIVEANAKACELFGYGEAEIRSLPPLSLTLACDHDVVRDDLKNLLGKSVNHLRRGQRFVRKDRTIGWGDASATLLPSAGAGPDHVLVQVVDVTEHKRISDERETLFRRLDLATRVGGISVWEWDAATGVLLRDARMLDVLGRAMSDKPEPGGDWLDIVHPEDQAMASAYVEKAKREPGETTCEYRIVRPDGEVRYLRNACRTIAGPDGKPAKCIGVTWDTTSDHRAAEERDQLLRRLDIATAAADLGIWDWDLVTREQIWDERLYRHFAESPTCGKSPIEIARQRIHNEDFAAVIKAFDDMKDGNDTLQLEYRIVTGTGEIRYLRDVAAVIRNGDGHPVRLVGVTWDVTDSNRLAEALRTESHRLQVTLTSIADGVITTDRIGRITFLNPAAAALTGWSQVQAAGRQISDVFAPVSRLSGASIPDLIGRCLLARAVVEMQDDATLEAHDGTLREIAATAAPLAADDQVLGAVLVFQDVTSERTMRRELAFAASHDPLTGLLNRTEFEARLTAAIAAARQAGATHSLLFIDLDRFKLVNDTAGHAVGDMLLREIGPLLTSAVRSGDHVARIGGDEFAVILMNADLVEARQIAERIITAIDALRFSWHGRHHRVGASVGYGAVGPFSESAAALLTQVDVACYAAKNSGRNRAVLYEPDQGDAVARFREIQLAANLREAVQNDRFVLYAQPIRPCNGGGEEACEILLRMLDPDGNLILPDLFIPAAERFDLMHDIDRWVMREALERRGAELAAWDDMSFHLNFSGNSLGAPGFADYLLGLVARTPIPAHRLTFEITETAVIAHVGVAARLMTMLRAAGAKVALDDFGIGLSSFNYLRTFPADLVKIDGSFVRNVRQNAVDAAIVRSLNQIAHELGAKTVAEFVEDEETLACVRQIGIDFAQGYAIGRPESLDALLSALPDNGSWPSLSDEQPSDAA, via the coding sequence ATGCCGGCGACACGGTCGCAGGACCGCGGCAAGGGGACGCATGGGCAGGGCGATCAAGACGGACGCGCCACCGGGGGGAAGGCTGGTGTCGATCGTGCGGGCGGCATCGGCCGGTTCTGGCGAGGGCAGATCACGCAGTTCGCCGCCGCCTTCGCCGGCTATCTGCTGCTCGGCCTCGTCTGCATCTGGGTCTCGGCGCCCCCCGGGAAACTGAGCGGTATCTGGCTGCCGATCGGGTTCGTGGCGATCCTGCTCGCCCGGCGCTGCTTCAAGCTGTGGCCCGCCATCCTCCTGGCCGTGTCGGCGGCGAGCCTCGCGCTCGATATCGTTCTTAACGGTCCTTTCGGCGCGTCCGCGCTGTTCGCGGTGTCCAATACGGCCGGCGCTGTGGTCGGCGGCGGGCTCCTGAAGGCGTTCTCCACCCGGCGCGGCGAAACCGCTACGTTCTTCTCGCACATCATCCGCTCACTGCCGGGGGCGCTCGCGGCGCCGGCGGCCGGCTCGTCCTGCGCCGTCGTCTTCAGCTATGCGGCGAACGGCGGTGCAATTCCCTTAGCCAAGTTCTACTCCGTCTGGGGCCATTGGTATCTCGGCGATCTGATCGGCTTCGCCACCATGCTGCCGTTGGCGTTCGCCTACGCCCATGCCGGCAAGCTGGACCAGGCGTTTCCGCGGGGACGGCGCGTCACGATCCTCACCGTGGGATGCGTGATGGCGCTGACGACACTGCTGGCGCTGCAACACCTCCCGACCCCCTTCGTCGTCGTCACGCTCGTCCTGCTCGTCTCGATCGTCGCGGTGCCGCTGCTGCCGGCGATGATCTTCCTCGTCCTCGACACGATCCTCGTGGCATGGCTGTTCACGCACACTGCGATGGCGATTCCGATCGCGGCCGCAGCGGGCGAGAACATGGTCTACCTCGCCACCGCCCTCACCCTGCTGCCGCCGCTCGTCGGCACCATCCTGATCGAGCGCGCCCGCGACGAACACGAACGTCTCCGCCGCAGCGAGCAGCGCCTGCGGACGATCTTCGACCACTCGCCGATCGCCGGCCTGATCCTGGCGAGCGACGGGCAAATCGTCGAGGCGAATGCCAAGGCCTGCGAATTGTTCGGCTACGGCGAGGCGGAGATCCGGTCCCTCCCGCCGCTCAGTCTGACTTTGGCATGCGATCACGACGTGGTTCGCGACGATCTCAAGAACCTGCTGGGTAAATCGGTCAACCATCTGCGCAGAGGCCAGCGCTTCGTCCGTAAGGACCGCACCATCGGCTGGGGCGATGCCTCCGCCACCCTCTTGCCGAGTGCGGGAGCGGGACCCGACCACGTCCTCGTCCAGGTCGTCGACGTCACGGAGCACAAGCGGATCTCCGACGAGCGCGAGACGCTGTTCCGCCGCCTCGATCTCGCGACGCGCGTCGGCGGTATCAGCGTTTGGGAATGGGATGCCGCGACCGGGGTTCTGCTCCGGGATGCCCGCATGCTGGACGTGCTCGGGCGCGCCATGTCCGACAAGCCAGAACCCGGCGGCGACTGGCTCGACATCGTGCACCCGGAAGACCAGGCGATGGCCAGCGCCTATGTCGAGAAGGCGAAGCGGGAACCGGGCGAAACCACCTGCGAATACCGCATCGTCCGACCCGACGGCGAGGTCCGGTATCTACGCAACGCCTGCCGCACGATCGCCGGTCCGGACGGCAAGCCGGCCAAGTGTATCGGCGTGACCTGGGACACCACCAGCGACCATCGGGCCGCGGAGGAGCGCGATCAGCTCCTGAGGCGCCTCGACATCGCGACCGCGGCGGCCGATCTCGGCATCTGGGACTGGGACCTCGTCACGCGCGAGCAGATCTGGGACGAGCGGCTATACCGCCACTTCGCGGAATCGCCCACCTGCGGCAAGTCTCCGATCGAGATCGCCCGGCAGCGCATTCACAACGAAGACTTCGCCGCCGTCATCAAAGCCTTCGACGACATGAAGGACGGCAACGACACGCTCCAACTCGAATACCGCATCGTCACCGGGACGGGAGAGATCCGGTACCTGCGCGATGTGGCGGCGGTGATCCGGAACGGCGACGGCCATCCCGTGCGCCTCGTCGGCGTGACCTGGGACGTGACCGATTCGAACCGCCTCGCCGAAGCGCTGCGCACCGAAAGCCATCGCCTCCAGGTCACGCTGACGTCGATCGCCGACGGCGTCATCACCACCGACCGGATCGGCCGCATCACCTTCCTCAACCCGGCCGCGGCGGCGCTCACCGGTTGGTCTCAGGTGCAGGCCGCGGGCCGCCAGATCTCGGACGTCTTCGCGCCGGTCTCGCGGCTCAGCGGTGCTTCCATCCCGGACCTGATCGGGCGCTGTCTGCTCGCCCGCGCCGTGGTCGAGATGCAGGACGACGCAACCCTCGAGGCCCACGACGGAACGCTCCGCGAGATCGCGGCGACCGCCGCGCCGCTCGCGGCGGACGATCAGGTCCTCGGCGCGGTGCTCGTGTTCCAGGACGTGACGAGCGAACGGACGATGCGGCGGGAGCTCGCCTTCGCGGCGAGCCACGATCCGCTGACCGGCCTCCTCAACCGAACGGAATTCGAGGCCCGCCTGACGGCCGCCATCGCCGCGGCGCGTCAGGCCGGTGCGACCCACAGCCTCCTCTTCATCGACCTCGACCGATTCAAGCTCGTCAACGACACCGCCGGCCATGCCGTCGGCGACATGCTGCTGCGCGAGATCGGGCCGCTTTTGACGAGCGCCGTGCGCAGCGGGGACCACGTCGCCCGCATCGGCGGCGACGAGTTCGCCGTCATCCTGATGAACGCCGATCTCGTCGAGGCACGCCAGATCGCCGAGCGCATCATCACCGCGATCGACGCGCTGCGCTTCTCCTGGCACGGCCGGCATCACCGGGTCGGCGCCTCGGTCGGCTACGGGGCGGTCGGGCCGTTCTCGGAATCCGCCGCGGCCCTGCTCACCCAAGTGGACGTCGCCTGCTACGCCGCCAAGAATTCCGGTCGCAACCGCGCCGTGCTCTACGAGCCCGACCAGGGCGACGCGGTCGCCCGCTTCCGCGAGATCCAACTCGCCGCCAACCTGCGCGAGGCGGTTCAGAACGACCGCTTCGTCCTCTATGCGCAGCCGATCCGCCCCTGCAACGGCGGCGGCGAGGAGGCGTGCGAAATCCTTCTGCGCATGCTCGACCCCGACGGCAACCTGATCCTCCCCGACCTCTTCATCCCTGCGGCCGAACGCTTCGACCTGATGCACGACATCGACCGCTGGGTGATGCGGGAGGCGCTGGAGCGCCGCGGCGCGGAGCTCGCCGCCTGGGACGACATGAGCTTCCATCTCAACTTCTCGGGCAATTCGCTCGGTGCGCCCGGCTTCGCCGACTATCTCCTCGGTCTCGTCGCCCGCACGCCGATCCCGGCCCACCGGCTGACCTTCGAGATCACGGAGACGGCGGTGATCGCCCATGTCGGCGTGGCCGCCCGGCTGATGACGATGCTGCGCGCGGCGGGCGCCAAGGTGGCGCTCGACGATTTCGGCATCGGCCTCTCCTCGTTCAATTATCTGCGCACCTTCCCCGCGGACCTGGTGAAGATCGACGGCAGCTTCGTCCGCAACGTGCGCCAGAACGCCGTCGATGCGGCGATCGTCCGTTCCCTCAACCAGATCGCCCACGAACTCGGGGCGAAGACGGTCGCGGAATTCGTGGAGGACGAGGAGACGCTCGCCTGCGTCCGCCAGATCGGCATCGATTTCGCCCAAGGCTACGCGATCGGCCGCCCCGAATCGCTCGACGCCCTGCTCTCCGCGCTGCCGGACAACGGCTCCTGGCCGAGCCTTTCGGACGAACAGCCCTCGGATGCGGCATGA
- a CDS encoding AsmA family protein — MRKLAIVLGIAIVAIVAVLFALPMFIPAETVRKELAAQLSQAAGRPVTIDGDVSISVLPTVRFSARGIEIPGMGGGENAFSLESVSFGLSPFALIGGKVVLDGVTLGGPKVLVEVAPDGSTNWTPHSTAAATPAAAPAASPGATAGAPAASGDQVGTLIGETADEPPAPAESPLAILDRLRLGTIRIVDGTLIYRDRASGRESRLDAVNLDLDVPGSSGLLDARGSFDWQGLATKLELGAGRPADPAKIAAIPVQLHLTSDAFDIAAKGTALPVGGSFDGTLTANGSSLAAIADRLGVALPAGKAFAERYSAEVTAKVAPTTIDVPRFAVTATGLDASGGAKVVLGGARPALGLRLAIAKLDLDALRGPAGAQPAKSAATNAAKTAPAASAPAAADAGGAKLPKAKPGAAAPAAPAVAAGDAIDFSPLGLVDANVALTAKSISAGPATITDLATDITLADRVLQASVKRLAMAGASASGAITVDARQPAAAMAGSVKASGIDLAKMAALAGVSQPLAGRAGLDISFTTRGATVAAIAGALDGKGSLSLADGSVGGLGLASSFGGDKSADQITDIALTAQFASLANPVALNGGLTWRGERFTLSGSVAPRALIAGTAGAVAIKASSSRVTFGFDGSASPKGIGSGRVQVATPSLRNLLAWIGRPLSGGGGLQQFSFDGPVTLAADSVAFDKANIVLDGSRGVATGKVAYGGAKPSINAGLALSVLDLRPYLQSAGVAPAKPGAPAAVGQPAAAPAPAPAAGGWSTSPLGFDGLKAADAALNVRADQILLDSLKIGQTTLAATLKDGVLKANLSPMTLYGGSGTGALTINGAAAVPTVDASFALKNLAARAFLTDAIGFTRIEGTAALDFAVSTSGKSELDLVSRLGGKGSIGFTNGAILGIDIPQIVTALNNGILEGWQAGTGKTAFSALTGTFTIANGILTNSDLAMAGPLFRLTGAGRVDLPRRTLSYRVDPKVVASLETQDAQGANLAGFNVPVIIEGPWAKPRIYPDIKGILQDPAGALKQLKALGGGLSKLGKPGAAAQGGAAAAPGNAPLVDQNGKINKQRAVEEAIKLLGGKTQPTQPAQPQATQPQAQQPQQAAPSTADQATQLLNQLLRN, encoded by the coding sequence ATGAGAAAGCTCGCCATCGTTCTCGGGATCGCGATCGTCGCCATCGTGGCGGTGCTCTTCGCGCTGCCGATGTTCATTCCCGCCGAGACGGTGCGCAAGGAGCTCGCCGCCCAGCTCTCCCAGGCCGCGGGACGGCCGGTGACGATCGACGGCGACGTCTCGATCAGCGTTCTGCCGACGGTGCGCTTCTCCGCGCGGGGCATCGAGATCCCCGGCATGGGCGGTGGCGAGAACGCCTTCTCGCTCGAAAGCGTGTCGTTCGGCCTCTCCCCGTTCGCCCTCATCGGCGGCAAGGTGGTGCTCGACGGGGTGACCCTCGGTGGGCCGAAGGTGCTCGTCGAGGTCGCCCCCGACGGCTCGACCAACTGGACGCCGCACAGCACCGCCGCCGCGACGCCGGCCGCCGCCCCGGCGGCGAGCCCGGGCGCAACCGCCGGCGCGCCTGCCGCCTCGGGCGATCAGGTCGGCACGCTGATCGGCGAGACCGCCGACGAGCCCCCCGCCCCGGCCGAGAGCCCGCTCGCGATCCTCGACCGCCTGCGGCTCGGTACCATCCGCATCGTCGACGGCACCCTGATCTATCGCGACCGCGCCTCGGGCCGCGAAAGCCGGCTCGACGCCGTCAATCTCGACCTCGACGTGCCCGGCTCGAGCGGGCTTCTCGACGCCCGCGGCAGCTTCGACTGGCAGGGCCTCGCGACGAAGCTCGAGCTCGGCGCCGGCCGGCCGGCCGATCCGGCGAAGATCGCGGCCATTCCGGTCCAGTTGCACCTGACCTCCGACGCCTTCGACATCGCCGCCAAGGGCACGGCGCTGCCGGTGGGTGGCAGCTTCGACGGTACCCTGACGGCGAACGGCTCGTCGCTCGCGGCGATCGCCGACCGGCTCGGCGTCGCCTTGCCGGCCGGCAAGGCCTTCGCCGAGCGCTACAGCGCCGAGGTGACGGCGAAGGTCGCCCCCACCACGATCGACGTGCCGCGCTTCGCGGTGACGGCGACCGGCCTCGACGCCTCGGGCGGGGCGAAGGTCGTGCTCGGCGGTGCCCGTCCGGCGCTCGGGCTGCGGCTTGCCATCGCCAAACTCGACCTCGACGCCCTCCGCGGCCCTGCCGGTGCGCAGCCGGCGAAGAGTGCCGCGACCAACGCAGCGAAAACCGCCCCGGCTGCGTCCGCGCCGGCCGCCGCCGACGCGGGCGGCGCGAAGCTGCCGAAGGCGAAGCCGGGCGCTGCCGCACCGGCCGCTCCCGCGGTCGCCGCGGGAGACGCCATCGATTTCTCCCCGCTCGGCCTCGTCGACGCCAACGTGGCTTTGACCGCGAAATCGATCAGCGCGGGACCCGCCACCATCACCGACCTCGCGACCGACATCACCCTCGCCGACCGCGTCCTCCAGGCGAGCGTCAAGCGCCTCGCCATGGCCGGCGCCTCGGCCTCCGGGGCGATCACCGTCGATGCACGGCAGCCCGCGGCGGCGATGGCCGGCTCCGTCAAGGCGAGCGGTATCGATCTCGCCAAGATGGCGGCGCTCGCCGGGGTCTCGCAGCCGCTCGCCGGCCGCGCCGGACTCGACATCTCCTTCACCACGCGCGGCGCGACGGTCGCGGCGATCGCCGGGGCCCTCGACGGCAAGGGCAGCCTCTCGCTCGCCGACGGCTCGGTCGGCGGGCTCGGCCTCGCCTCGAGCTTCGGCGGCGACAAGAGCGCCGACCAGATCACCGACATCGCGCTCACCGCCCAGTTCGCCTCGCTCGCGAACCCGGTCGCCCTCAATGGCGGGCTGACCTGGCGCGGCGAGCGCTTCACCCTCTCCGGCTCGGTGGCGCCGCGCGCGCTCATCGCCGGCACCGCCGGGGCGGTCGCGATCAAGGCCTCGTCGTCGCGCGTGACCTTCGGCTTCGACGGCAGCGCCAGCCCCAAGGGAATCGGCAGCGGCCGGGTCCAGGTCGCGACGCCGTCCTTGCGCAACCTGCTCGCCTGGATCGGCCGGCCGCTCTCGGGCGGCGGCGGTCTTCAGCAGTTCTCGTTCGACGGGCCGGTGACGCTCGCCGCCGACAGCGTGGCGTTCGACAAGGCCAACATCGTGCTCGACGGCTCGCGCGGCGTCGCGACGGGCAAGGTCGCCTATGGCGGCGCCAAGCCCTCGATCAATGCCGGCCTCGCCCTCTCGGTGCTCGACCTGCGCCCCTATCTGCAATCGGCCGGCGTCGCCCCGGCGAAGCCCGGAGCGCCAGCGGCCGTCGGCCAACCGGCCGCAGCACCGGCCCCGGCGCCCGCCGCCGGCGGCTGGAGCACGAGCCCGCTCGGCTTCGACGGCCTCAAGGCGGCCGACGCGGCGCTCAATGTCCGCGCCGACCAGATCTTGCTCGACAGCCTCAAGATCGGCCAGACCACGCTGGCCGCGACGCTGAAGGACGGCGTGCTCAAGGCGAACCTGTCGCCGATGACGCTCTATGGCGGCAGTGGCACCGGCGCGCTCACCATCAACGGCGCCGCCGCGGTGCCGACCGTCGACGCCTCGTTCGCGCTGAAGAACCTTGCGGCGCGGGCGTTCCTGACCGACGCCATCGGCTTCACCCGGATCGAAGGCACCGCCGCGCTCGATTTCGCGGTCTCGACGAGCGGCAAGAGCGAGCTCGACCTCGTCTCGCGGCTCGGCGGCAAGGGCTCGATCGGCTTCACCAACGGCGCGATCCTCGGCATCGATATTCCGCAGATCGTCACCGCGCTTAACAACGGCATCCTGGAAGGCTGGCAGGCGGGGACGGGCAAGACCGCGTTCTCGGCGCTGACCGGCACGTTCACCATCGCAAACGGCATCCTGACCAACAGCGACCTCGCGATGGCGGGTCCGCTGTTCCGCCTGACCGGCGCCGGCCGGGTCGACCTGCCGCGGCGGACGCTGTCCTACCGCGTCGATCCGAAGGTCGTCGCCTCGCTCGAGACCCAGGACGCCCAGGGCGCGAACTTGGCCGGCTTCAACGTGCCGGTGATCATCGAAGGGCCATGGGCGAAGCCGCGGATCTATCCGGACATCAAGGGCATCCTGCAGGACCCGGCCGGCGCCCTGAAGCAGCTCAAGGCCCTCGGCGGCGGCCTCTCGAAGCTCGGCAAGCCCGGCGCAGCCGCGCAAGGCGGCGCCGCGGCGGCTCCCGGCAACGCCCCGCTCGTCGATCAGAACGGCAAGATCAACAAGCAGCGCGCCGTGGAAGAGGCAATCAAGCTGCTCGGCGGCAAGACCCAGCCCACGCAACCCGCGCAGCCTCAGGCCACCCAGCCCCAGGCACAGCAGCCTCAACAGGCCGCGCCGAGCACGGCGGATCAGGCGACGCAGCTCCTCAACCAGCTTCTGCGCAACTGA
- a CDS encoding PLP-dependent cysteine synthase family protein codes for MPLPATRSIHPAVPPCAERTWLDEAVARIEADFNRSSDTHLIRVELPKFPGITLYLKDESSHPTGSLKHRLARSLFLYALCNGWIGPKTAVIETSSGSTAVSEAYFARLLGLRFIAVMPRTTSPEKIAAIEFQGGECHLVHDPRSVYDEARRLAAETGGHYIDQFTYAERATDWRGNNNIAESIFSQMALEPAPIPTWLVCGAGTGGTSATLGRYVRYRRHPTRLCVADPEGSVFHRHYADRDTRNAEPGAAVIEGIGRPRVEPSFNPDVVDRMMAVPDAASVAAMQAVSAVIGKPCGGSTGTNIWACAVLISEMAARGETGSVVSLLCDSGERYRSSLYDPAWLAARGLDVARWRAAMDRFFHEGAPIT; via the coding sequence ATGCCGCTGCCTGCGACCCGCTCCATCCATCCCGCCGTCCCGCCTTGCGCCGAACGCACCTGGCTCGACGAGGCGGTGGCCCGCATCGAGGCCGATTTCAACCGCTCCTCGGACACCCACCTGATCCGCGTCGAGCTGCCGAAATTTCCGGGTATCACGCTCTATCTGAAGGATGAATCGAGCCATCCGACCGGCAGCCTGAAGCACCGGCTCGCCCGCTCGCTCTTTCTCTATGCCCTGTGCAACGGCTGGATCGGCCCGAAGACGGCGGTGATCGAGACCTCGAGCGGTTCGACCGCGGTGTCGGAGGCCTATTTCGCCCGTCTCCTCGGCCTGCGCTTCATCGCGGTAATGCCGCGCACCACCTCGCCCGAGAAGATCGCCGCGATCGAATTCCAGGGCGGCGAGTGCCACCTCGTCCATGATCCGCGCAGCGTCTACGACGAGGCGCGGCGCCTCGCGGCCGAGACCGGCGGGCATTATATCGACCAGTTCACCTATGCCGAGCGGGCGACCGACTGGCGCGGCAACAACAACATCGCCGAGTCGATCTTCTCCCAGATGGCGCTGGAGCCGGCCCCGATCCCGACCTGGCTCGTCTGCGGCGCCGGCACCGGCGGCACCTCCGCAACCCTCGGCCGCTATGTCCGCTATCGCCGGCATCCGACGCGCCTGTGCGTCGCCGATCCGGAAGGCTCGGTGTTCCACCGCCATTATGCCGACCGCGACACGCGCAACGCCGAACCCGGCGCGGCCGTGATCGAAGGCATCGGACGGCCGCGCGTCGAGCCGTCGTTCAATCCCGACGTGGTCGATCGCATGATGGCGGTGCCCGATGCCGCGAGCGTCGCCGCCATGCAGGCGGTGAGCGCCGTCATCGGCAAGCCGTGCGGCGGCTCGACCGGCACCAACATCTGGGCCTGCGCGGTCCTCATCAGCGAGATGGCGGCGCGCGGCGAGACGGGATCGGTCGTCAGCCTCCTGTGCGATTCCGGCGAGCGCTACCGGTCGAGCCTCTACGATCCCGCCTGGCTCGCCGCCCGCGGCCTCGACGTCGCCCGGTGGCGGGCGGCGATGGACCGCTTCTTTCACGAAGGCGCGCCGATCACATGA
- a CDS encoding diguanylate cyclase domain-containing protein, with translation MIETKADPRGDASPFAPLLLLARRTLGASGAAVWRRTARALLYVGGEADASPLAAAFCVAVAERGRPLAVEDFAGDVRFAEKAARCGLRAAIGVPLPDAAGPGAGILAVFCDTPRIFGRDDIERLGECGAVAAALLRADADGATDPFGANGRLGTDLAAWSGEVIGPQPAGEGTRSLYDRASALAKIGAWECDLTTGRLTWTDGVYDIFELPRGIAITREQVLALYFKDSRREMERQRRRAIESGESFVLDIRIRTAMGNQKWVRLTGDVETVAGRRARVYGLKQDVTAEHERFEQLRTLAEFDPLTGLPNRRAFQTALAGALTAGDRRRAATALLLLDLDGFKQLNDTLGHGAGDACLRQVSAILRRVLKDADMIARIGGDEFAIITRVPRDPRRLDALCARLLAAIRKPMKLDGNLWQVGASVGLARLGAHSAGTAEAVFAEADAALYAAKRGGRDTHRIADDGSPAET, from the coding sequence ATGATTGAGACCAAAGCGGACCCGCGCGGAGACGCCTCACCCTTCGCGCCGCTCCTGTTGCTCGCGCGGCGGACGCTCGGGGCTTCCGGCGCCGCCGTGTGGCGGCGCACCGCGCGGGCTCTTCTGTATGTCGGCGGCGAGGCGGATGCGTCGCCGCTCGCGGCTGCGTTCTGCGTGGCCGTCGCCGAGCGCGGCCGTCCGCTCGCGGTCGAGGATTTCGCCGGCGATGTCCGCTTTGCCGAGAAGGCCGCCCGCTGCGGTCTGCGCGCGGCGATCGGCGTGCCGCTGCCGGATGCCGCCGGTCCCGGCGCGGGAATTCTCGCCGTGTTCTGCGACACGCCGCGAATCTTCGGACGCGACGACATCGAGCGTTTGGGGGAATGCGGGGCCGTCGCCGCCGCGCTGCTGCGCGCGGATGCCGACGGAGCCACGGATCCGTTTGGCGCGAACGGTCGGCTCGGGACCGATCTCGCGGCGTGGTCGGGGGAGGTGATCGGGCCGCAGCCCGCGGGCGAGGGAACTCGCTCCCTCTACGACCGGGCTTCGGCCCTCGCCAAGATCGGGGCGTGGGAGTGCGACCTCACCACCGGCCGCCTGACCTGGACCGACGGCGTCTACGACATCTTCGAGCTGCCGCGCGGCATCGCCATCACCCGCGAACAGGTTCTCGCCCTCTATTTCAAGGATTCGCGGCGGGAGATGGAACGCCAGCGCCGCCGCGCCATCGAAAGCGGCGAGAGCTTCGTCCTCGACATCCGCATCCGCACCGCCATGGGAAACCAGAAATGGGTGCGGCTGACCGGCGACGTGGAGACGGTCGCCGGCCGGCGGGCACGTGTCTACGGGTTGAAGCAGGACGTCACCGCCGAGCACGAGCGCTTCGAACAGCTCCGCACCCTCGCCGAATTCGATCCGCTGACCGGCCTGCCGAACCGCCGGGCCTTCCAGACGGCGCTCGCCGGCGCGCTGACGGCGGGGGATCGCCGCCGCGCGGCGACTGCGCTCCTCCTCCTCGACCTCGACGGCTTCAAGCAGCTCAACGACACGCTCGGCCACGGCGCTGGCGACGCCTGCCTGCGCCAGGTCTCGGCGATCCTGCGCCGCGTCCTCAAGGATGCCGACATGATCGCCCGGATCGGCGGCGACGAGTTCGCGATCATCACACGGGTGCCGCGCGATCCGCGCCGGCTCGACGCGCTGTGCGCCCGCCTTCTCGCTGCGATCCGCAAGCCGATGAAACTCGACGGCAATCTTTGGCAGGTCGGTGCCTCGGTCGGCCTCGCACGCCTCGGCGCGCACAGCGCCGGCACCGCCGAGGCGGTCTTCGCGGAGGCCGACGCGGCGCTCTATGCCGCCAAGCGCGGCGGTCGCGATACCCATCGTATCGCCGACGACGGCAGCCCGGCGGAGACCTGA
- a CDS encoding TetR/AcrR family transcriptional regulator translates to MSVPDLRAKILGEAIAILREHGLAGLTQPRVAKAAGVTQSHLTYYFPTRADLLAAVLERAAAGQRAGIGAALAAAPNGPEALADALGDALSRPENTRVLVSLVLAADADPAFRTLYRSLAGGVRGEVGEALAALGVTADPATVTMVHALGTGLAVLGLALGPEEAGAIAARALTDLFRLLQQRVPAPGRGEPS, encoded by the coding sequence GTGTCCGTTCCAGACCTCCGCGCCAAGATCCTCGGCGAGGCGATCGCGATCCTGCGGGAACACGGGCTCGCGGGTCTGACCCAGCCGCGCGTCGCCAAGGCGGCCGGCGTCACCCAGAGCCACCTGACCTATTATTTCCCGACCCGCGCCGATCTCCTCGCCGCCGTGCTGGAGCGTGCGGCGGCGGGCCAGCGGGCCGGCATCGGGGCGGCGCTCGCCGCTGCGCCGAACGGGCCGGAGGCGCTCGCCGACGCGCTCGGCGACGCGCTGTCGCGGCCGGAGAATACCCGCGTTCTCGTATCGCTCGTGCTCGCCGCCGATGCCGACCCGGCGTTCCGGACGCTCTATCGCTCGCTCGCCGGCGGCGTGCGCGGCGAGGTCGGCGAGGCGCTCGCCGCCCTCGGCGTCACGGCCGACCCGGCGACCGTCACCATGGTCCACGCCCTCGGTACCGGGCTCGCGGTGCTCGGCCTCGCCCTCGGGCCCGAGGAGGCCGGCGCGATCGCCGCCCGCGCCCTCACCGATCTCTTCCGTCTTCTCCAGCAACGCGTGCCCGCGCCGGGCCGTGGGGAACCGTCCTGA